A stretch of Chryseobacterium viscerum DNA encodes these proteins:
- the recJ gene encoding single-stranded-DNA-specific exonuclease RecJ — translation MSQKWIYKPEPDEEVVDRLSSSLGFGTFESKILVLRGIDNYQKAREFFKPNLNDIHNPFLMADMQKAVERIATAIENGEKILVYGDYDVDGTTAVALMYLYLSKIVEKKYLDYYIPDRNSEGYGISTEGIDFAKENGFSLIIALDCGIKALDMINYASNLGIDFIICDHHLPGEEIPDAAAVLDPKRNDCRYPFKELSGCGVGFKLCQGLNTIYKLPEAELFELTDLLAISIAADIVSMTGENRVLAKMGLKTLRKTRNLGLRLLIPEDKLSHFEISNIVFEIAPKINAAGRISHGKAAVELMVSDNLKHANQIVSDIMNLNDERRELDMNSTLSALNQIIESQQETKHTTIVYHPEWNKGVIGIVASRLIETYYKPTLVFTDGNNGEMVASARSVSDFDVHEALDMCSEYFLKFGGHHAAAGLSMEKDKFDAFKERFEKIVSEKIKDHQKEPSIAIDTEITVDEINREFINFHRKLAPFGPHNMKPIFTLTDQKLSGYVKTMGKDNNHLKFYIKQESTGRNIECVGFKLGPFVEDFKNKNFDLAFTLEENHWKGNVTHYLNIKDVKFRD, via the coding sequence ATGAGTCAAAAATGGATTTATAAGCCTGAACCCGATGAGGAAGTTGTGGACAGACTAAGTTCGTCACTTGGTTTTGGTACTTTTGAATCTAAAATCCTCGTTTTAAGAGGGATTGACAACTATCAAAAGGCCAGAGAATTCTTCAAACCGAACCTTAACGATATACATAATCCGTTTTTAATGGCCGATATGCAAAAGGCTGTAGAGCGTATTGCAACAGCAATTGAAAATGGTGAAAAAATATTGGTATATGGTGACTATGATGTGGACGGAACCACGGCGGTTGCATTGATGTACCTTTATCTCAGCAAGATTGTTGAGAAAAAATATCTGGACTATTATATTCCGGACAGAAATTCTGAAGGATATGGAATTTCTACTGAAGGAATTGATTTTGCCAAAGAAAATGGGTTCTCACTAATCATCGCTCTGGATTGTGGAATAAAGGCCCTTGACATGATCAACTATGCCAGTAATCTGGGTATAGATTTTATTATCTGCGACCATCACCTTCCGGGTGAAGAAATTCCTGATGCTGCGGCTGTACTTGATCCTAAAAGAAATGACTGCCGATATCCTTTCAAAGAACTTTCGGGATGTGGTGTTGGCTTTAAGCTTTGCCAGGGATTAAATACAATTTATAAATTACCGGAAGCAGAATTATTTGAACTGACTGATCTTCTAGCCATTTCTATTGCAGCCGATATTGTTTCCATGACAGGTGAAAACAGAGTGCTGGCTAAAATGGGATTAAAAACCCTTAGAAAGACCAGAAATCTTGGATTAAGATTATTGATTCCTGAGGATAAACTTTCTCATTTTGAAATTTCCAATATTGTTTTTGAAATAGCCCCTAAAATTAATGCAGCCGGAAGAATATCTCATGGTAAAGCAGCCGTAGAGCTTATGGTTTCCGACAATCTGAAACATGCCAATCAGATTGTGAGCGATATCATGAATCTTAACGATGAAAGAAGAGAACTGGATATGAATTCCACTCTTTCTGCATTGAACCAAATTATAGAGTCTCAGCAAGAAACCAAGCATACAACAATCGTTTATCATCCTGAATGGAATAAAGGAGTGATTGGTATTGTAGCTTCCCGGCTTATTGAAACTTATTATAAACCCACATTGGTATTTACTGATGGTAATAATGGGGAAATGGTAGCTTCTGCGAGATCTGTTTCTGATTTCGATGTGCATGAAGCTCTTGATATGTGTTCTGAATACTTCCTTAAGTTTGGAGGCCATCACGCGGCGGCAGGACTTTCTATGGAGAAAGATAAGTTTGATGCTTTCAAAGAAAGGTTTGAAAAAATTGTTTCTGAAAAAATTAAAGACCATCAAAAAGAGCCTTCCATTGCTATTGATACTGAAATTACCGTTGATGAAATCAACAGAGAGTTTATCAATTTTCACAGAAAACTGGCTCCATTTGGACCTCACAATATGAAACCTATTTTTACATTGACTGATCAGAAACTGTCAGGTTATGTGAAAACAATGGGGAAAGATAATAACCATCTGAAATTTTATATCAAGCAGGAATCTACAGGACGAAATATTGAGTGCGTAGGATTCAAGCTAGGACCATTTGTTGAAGATTTTAAAAATAAAAATTTTGACCTTGCTTTTACCCTTGAAGAAAATCACTGGAAAGGCAACGTCACTCATTATTTAAATATTAAGGATGTGAAATTCAGGGATTAG
- a CDS encoding M48 family metallopeptidase — protein sequence MKKITLCLMLLGAMYSINAQKINLGKAAGMVSNGAKALTFTNEDAVKLSKESVDWMDKNNTVAGPKDPYTVRLNKLFGKHKSQDGLNLNYKVYKVKDINAFACADGSVRVFSSLMDIMTDNELLAVIGHEIGHVKNQDTKDAMKSAYLKAAALDAASSASSAVATLNESQVGKMANAFLDASHSKKQESEADTYSYDFMKANKYDVVGAYTAFKKLALLSEGSTQTNFEKMFNSHPDSNKRAESIKKRAEKDGMWKDPGTVSLPTAKLTK from the coding sequence ATGAAAAAAATTACTCTATGCCTTATGCTACTTGGGGCTATGTATTCGATCAATGCACAAAAAATCAACCTCGGGAAAGCTGCCGGAATGGTTTCAAATGGTGCGAAAGCCTTAACATTTACCAACGAAGATGCGGTTAAGTTATCCAAAGAATCAGTAGACTGGATGGATAAAAATAATACCGTAGCAGGACCTAAAGATCCGTATACCGTGAGACTGAACAAGCTGTTTGGAAAACACAAGTCTCAGGACGGTCTTAATTTGAATTATAAAGTTTACAAAGTAAAAGATATCAATGCGTTTGCCTGTGCAGACGGAAGTGTACGTGTGTTCTCTTCACTGATGGATATCATGACAGACAATGAATTGCTTGCCGTTATCGGACATGAAATAGGGCACGTGAAAAATCAGGATACAAAAGATGCCATGAAATCTGCTTATCTGAAAGCAGCTGCATTGGATGCAGCGTCATCAGCTTCTTCTGCAGTAGCTACTCTTAATGAGAGCCAGGTAGGAAAAATGGCAAATGCATTTTTGGATGCTTCGCACAGCAAAAAACAGGAATCAGAAGCCGATACTTACTCATATGACTTTATGAAAGCTAACAAATACGATGTTGTAGGGGCTTATACGGCTTTCAAAAAGTTAGCCTTACTTTCAGAGGGAAGTACACAGACTAATTTTGAGAAAATGTTCAATTCTCACCCAGATAGTAATAAAAGAGCAGAGTCTATTAAAAAGAGAGCAGAAAAAGACGGGATGTGGAAAGATCCGGGAACAGTATCTTTGCCTACTGCAAAACTGACAAAATAA
- a CDS encoding UDP-2,3-diacylglucosamine diphosphatase, whose amino-acid sequence MKRNVELVVISDVHLGTYGCKAKELLRYLNSIQPKTLVLNGDIIDIWQFKKSYFPKPHLKVIRKILSLATKNTDVYYITGNHDEMFRKFTDFELGKLKVCNKICLNIDEKKTWIFHGDVFDASVQHSKWIAKLGGKGYDLLIIINNVVNWFLEKMGKEKYSFSKKIKNNVKKAVKYIGDFELTASELAIDNNYDYVVCGHIHQPQIREVVNKKGSCTYLNSGDWIENLSALEYNNKEWTIFYYDEHKHLLKDDEMEEIQEMDNSALLKIVTNFS is encoded by the coding sequence ATGAAAAGAAACGTTGAATTAGTTGTTATATCGGATGTTCATTTGGGAACTTATGGATGTAAGGCTAAAGAATTGTTGAGATATCTCAATTCTATCCAGCCTAAAACTTTAGTTTTGAACGGTGATATTATTGATATCTGGCAGTTTAAAAAGTCTTACTTCCCTAAACCTCATTTGAAAGTAATCAGAAAGATTCTTTCATTGGCAACAAAGAACACAGACGTCTATTACATCACGGGCAATCATGATGAAATGTTTCGGAAGTTCACAGATTTTGAACTTGGGAAACTTAAAGTCTGTAATAAAATCTGCCTGAATATTGACGAGAAAAAAACCTGGATATTTCACGGGGATGTTTTCGATGCATCCGTCCAGCACTCAAAATGGATCGCTAAACTTGGCGGAAAAGGGTATGACCTCCTGATTATAATCAATAATGTTGTAAATTGGTTCTTAGAAAAAATGGGTAAAGAGAAATACTCGTTTTCCAAAAAGATCAAAAACAATGTGAAAAAAGCGGTAAAATATATCGGAGATTTTGAACTTACAGCTTCTGAACTGGCTATTGACAATAATTATGATTATGTAGTTTGCGGACATATCCACCAGCCGCAGATCCGTGAGGTTGTTAATAAAAAAGGATCCTGTACTTATTTGAATTCCGGGGATTGGATTGAGAATCTCTCTGCTTTAGAATACAATAATAAAGAATGGACAATTTTTTATTATGACGAGCATAAACATTTGCTGAAAGATGATGAAATGGAAGAAATTCAGGAAATGGATAATTCTGCTCTTTTAAAAATTGTAACCAACTTTTCCTAG
- a CDS encoding OmpA family protein: protein MKNLKLGISALALTVASTVFAQTTNNPWLIGVGAHAENHVAARGTFSNTFSANNLTKNMFNVNNFSITPPLSKLTVARNVGKGLVIDWQTTVGNVENKRFNMGKEFFLMTGLGFQAHAAGLLWNEESWFDPYLRVGANYLRHDYTALTFPRTAVDANGNPIENIVNGKDGNENGKANHFTVATGAGANFWVTKNFGLGVQGDYVSTPGDHSTVANFWQASASILFRFGNRDRDKDGILDKDDLCPDTPGLPEFQGCPDTDGDGVPDKDDQCPEVAGPVENNGCPWPDTDGDGVIDKDDACPTVAGPAENNGCPWPDTDGDGILDKDDACPTVPGLPEYNGCPKPKKQTAIETTEALKGIFFDFNKATIRPESSAKLDNAAKIIKTDGGNYLVEGQTDAKGAAEYNLKLSRQRAASVVAALEARGVDVNALKSIGVGETKATVSEKASDAERQADRKVIVTAIEDANEWNAIKKKDYEDAPVKKATKKATKKAPAKKKAVAKKKK from the coding sequence ATGAAAAATCTAAAATTAGGAATTTCAGCATTGGCGCTTACTGTTGCCTCTACTGTTTTCGCACAGACTACCAACAATCCGTGGTTAATCGGAGTTGGTGCTCATGCAGAAAACCACGTAGCAGCGAGAGGTACTTTCAGTAATACGTTCTCTGCTAACAATTTGACAAAGAACATGTTCAATGTGAACAACTTCTCTATTACACCTCCATTATCTAAGCTAACAGTTGCTAGAAATGTTGGTAAAGGTTTAGTAATTGACTGGCAGACTACTGTTGGAAATGTTGAAAACAAAAGATTCAACATGGGGAAAGAATTTTTCCTAATGACAGGTCTTGGTTTCCAGGCTCACGCTGCAGGTCTTTTATGGAACGAAGAATCTTGGTTTGATCCATATTTAAGAGTTGGTGCTAACTACTTAAGACATGACTATACTGCTCTTACTTTCCCAAGAACGGCTGTTGACGCTAACGGTAATCCAATCGAAAACATTGTTAACGGAAAAGACGGTAATGAGAATGGTAAAGCTAACCACTTTACTGTAGCTACAGGTGCTGGTGCTAACTTCTGGGTAACTAAGAACTTCGGTCTTGGTGTTCAGGGAGATTATGTATCAACTCCAGGTGACCACTCTACAGTGGCTAACTTCTGGCAAGCTTCTGCTTCTATCTTATTCAGATTCGGAAACAGAGATAGAGATAAGGATGGTATCCTAGATAAAGATGACCTTTGTCCAGATACTCCAGGTTTACCAGAATTCCAAGGATGTCCTGATACTGACGGTGACGGAGTTCCAGATAAAGACGATCAATGTCCAGAAGTGGCTGGTCCAGTTGAAAACAACGGATGCCCTTGGCCAGATACTGACGGTGATGGTGTAATCGACAAAGATGACGCTTGTCCTACAGTAGCAGGTCCTGCTGAAAACAACGGTTGTCCTTGGCCAGATACAGACGGTGACGGTATCTTAGATAAAGATGATGCTTGTCCTACTGTTCCAGGTCTTCCTGAATACAACGGATGTCCTAAGCCTAAGAAACAAACTGCTATTGAAACTACAGAAGCTCTTAAAGGTATCTTCTTTGATTTCAACAAAGCGACTATCAGACCAGAATCTAGCGCTAAGTTAGATAACGCTGCTAAGATCATCAAAACTGACGGTGGTAACTACCTAGTTGAAGGTCAAACTGATGCTAAAGGTGCTGCTGAGTACAACTTGAAACTTTCTAGACAAAGAGCTGCTTCAGTAGTTGCTGCTTTAGAAGCTAGAGGTGTTGATGTTAACGCTCTTAAGTCAATCGGTGTTGGTGAAACTAAAGCTACAGTTTCTGAAAAAGCTTCTGATGCTGAAAGACAAGCTGATAGAAAAGTTATCGTAACTGCTATCGAAGATGCTAACGAGTGGAACGCAATCAAGAAAAAAGATTACGAAGATGCTCCAGTAAAAAAAGCTACTAAGAAAGCTACTAAAAAAGCTCCAGCTAAGAAAAAAGCTGTTGCTAAAAAGAAAAAATAA
- a CDS encoding GNAT family N-acetyltransferase produces MKFENNKSGNGGVLILNNEIKEVGRLTYTIFPEDSKLIISFVLVHPEFEGRGMGKFLVEEAIKFARENNWKVYPHCSYARSVMMRMSDVDDIFLKN; encoded by the coding sequence ATGAAATTTGAAAACAATAAATCCGGAAACGGCGGAGTTCTTATCCTAAACAACGAAATAAAAGAAGTAGGCAGACTTACCTATACTATTTTCCCTGAAGATAGCAAACTGATTATTTCTTTTGTCCTGGTACATCCTGAATTTGAAGGCAGAGGAATGGGAAAATTCTTAGTGGAAGAAGCCATAAAATTTGCCCGAGAAAACAACTGGAAAGTATACCCACACTGTTCTTACGCAAGATCTGTGATGATGAGAATGAGTGATGTGGATGATATTTTTTTAAAGAATTAA
- a CDS encoding RDD family protein, with amino-acid sequence MSQIAINTSQNVNINFNIAGVGERMLAFIIDLLIRIAYVVITLYLFFNIFDLGYLLDGLDEWSIRAVYLILTFPIYIYPLVLESLMEGQTPGKKLMKIKVVKIDGYQASFADYMIRWIFRIVDVSFAGVIGLISMIVSKNNQRLGDIASGTAVISLKNNINISHTILENIHEDYIPSFPQVIALSDNDMRIIKDNYTKALKVDDRQIINKLSNKIKSILKLEIDATQMTERQFINVIIKDYNYYTGKDN; translated from the coding sequence ATGTCTCAAATTGCGATAAATACCTCACAAAATGTAAATATTAATTTTAATATTGCAGGCGTAGGAGAAAGGATGCTTGCCTTCATTATTGATCTTCTGATCAGGATAGCTTATGTGGTGATTACCCTGTATTTGTTCTTCAATATTTTTGACTTGGGATATTTATTAGACGGTCTTGATGAATGGTCTATAAGAGCTGTATATCTTATCCTTACTTTTCCTATTTACATTTATCCGCTTGTATTGGAAAGTTTAATGGAAGGCCAGACACCCGGCAAAAAGCTGATGAAAATCAAAGTGGTAAAGATTGACGGATATCAGGCCAGTTTTGCAGATTATATGATCCGCTGGATTTTCAGAATTGTTGATGTTTCATTCGCCGGAGTTATAGGGCTCATCTCTATGATTGTTTCTAAAAACAACCAGCGCTTAGGTGACATTGCTTCCGGAACTGCTGTCATTTCCCTCAAAAATAACATCAATATCTCGCATACAATCCTGGAGAATATCCACGAGGATTATATCCCTTCTTTTCCACAAGTCATTGCTTTGAGTGATAATGATATGAGAATCATCAAAGATAATTATACCAAAGCATTAAAAGTAGATGACCGACAGATCATCAATAAACTATCCAATAAAATTAAAAGCATTTTGAAACTGGAAATAGATGCTACTCAAATGACGGAAAGACAGTTTATCAATGTGATTATCAAAGATTACAACTATTATACGGGAAAAGACAATTAG
- a CDS encoding glycosyltransferase family protein, with the protein MKILYAFQGTGNGHIARAQEIIPLLKKHASVDTLISGHQSQLKADFDINFQYRGISLLYNKTGGLSYRKTFTENKFFEAAKTIRELELSQYDLIINDYEPLTGWASKLKKLPMIELSHQASMSFPETPKPKKKDFLGEMILKYYVPSERKIGFHFENYHPQIKKPVIRRKIRNLNPYKQGYYLVYLPSFADENIIKVLRKIPVEWKVFSKYSKVQVKVKNVEVFPIDESQYLKYFEGCEGILCNAGFESPAEALFMDKKLFVIPIHNQYEQECNACALDKMGIPNSKVLNLQEIMEWVASDHHLKVDYPDDIEDILLNEVLIL; encoded by the coding sequence ATGAAGATTTTATATGCATTTCAGGGTACTGGAAACGGTCACATTGCTAGAGCACAGGAAATTATTCCTCTTCTCAAAAAACATGCATCCGTTGATACGCTGATCAGTGGACATCAATCACAATTAAAGGCTGATTTTGACATCAATTTTCAATATAGGGGTATTTCTCTTCTTTACAACAAAACAGGCGGTCTATCCTATCGAAAAACGTTTACCGAAAATAAATTCTTTGAAGCAGCCAAAACAATAAGAGAATTGGAGCTCTCACAATATGATTTAATCATTAACGATTATGAGCCTTTGACGGGCTGGGCCTCCAAACTGAAAAAGCTTCCGATGATAGAACTCAGCCACCAGGCTTCCATGAGTTTTCCGGAAACACCAAAACCCAAGAAAAAGGACTTTCTGGGAGAAATGATTTTAAAATACTATGTTCCCAGCGAAAGGAAAATAGGATTTCATTTTGAAAACTACCATCCTCAGATCAAAAAACCTGTGATCAGAAGAAAGATCAGAAACCTTAATCCTTATAAACAGGGATATTATCTTGTATATCTTCCGAGTTTTGCTGATGAAAATATCATCAAGGTGCTAAGAAAAATTCCTGTTGAATGGAAAGTGTTTTCAAAATACAGTAAGGTTCAGGTCAAAGTAAAAAACGTGGAAGTATTTCCTATTGATGAAAGCCAATATCTGAAATATTTTGAAGGCTGCGAAGGGATTTTATGCAACGCAGGTTTTGAATCTCCTGCAGAAGCATTATTTATGGATAAAAAACTGTTCGTGATTCCTATCCATAATCAATATGAACAGGAATGTAATGCATGCGCTCTTGACAAAATGGGAATACCCAATTCTAAGGTTTTAAATCTTCAGGAAATTATGGAATGGGTGGCTTCTGATCATCATCTCAAAGTAGATTACCCGGATGATATTGAAGATATTCTATTGAATGAGGTTTTAATTCTTTAA
- the smpB gene encoding SsrA-binding protein SmpB: MKIEKTVSILNRRARFEYEILEEYEAGMVLTGTEIKSLRSSKASITESFCQFIDGELYIINMMIDEYKLGTFYNHKTKRERKLLLHKKELQKLEKKLKDAGNTIIPLKLYITDRGKAKVLIALGRGKKLFDKREAIKDRENKRNLDRILKKS, encoded by the coding sequence ATGAAGATTGAGAAAACAGTTAGTATATTAAACAGAAGAGCCCGTTTTGAATACGAAATTCTTGAAGAATACGAAGCAGGAATGGTTTTGACGGGTACCGAAATAAAATCTTTACGTTCATCCAAAGCATCTATCACAGAATCGTTCTGTCAGTTTATTGATGGGGAATTGTACATCATTAACATGATGATTGATGAGTACAAATTAGGAACTTTTTACAATCATAAAACAAAAAGGGAACGGAAATTGCTCTTGCACAAAAAAGAATTACAAAAACTTGAAAAAAAGTTAAAGGATGCTGGGAACACCATAATACCTTTAAAATTATATATCACTGACCGAGGTAAAGCAAAGGTGCTGATAGCGCTTGGTAGAGGGAAAAAACTTTTCGATAAAAGAGAGGCGATAAAAGATAGAGAAAACAAACGGAACCTGGACAGAATATTAAAGAAAAGTTAA
- a CDS encoding ABC-F family ATP-binding cassette domain-containing protein — protein MLTVSNLSLQFGKRVLFDEVNIMFTKGNCYGIIGANGAGKSTFLKILTGKQDPTTGHVSLEPGKRMSVLEQDHFAYDQYTVLEAVLRGNKKLFEIKEEMDALYAKEDFSDEDGIKAGELGVIYDEMGGWTAESDAQTMLSNVGVKDDMHWQMMSELENKDKVKVLLAQALFGNPDVLILDEPTNDLDIDTISWLEDFLADYENTVIVVSHDRHFLDTVCTHIGDLDYAKLNLYTGNYSFWYQASQLATRQRAQANKKAEEKKKELQDFIARFSSNVAKAKQATARKKMIDKLNIDDIKPSSRRYPAIIFEMEREAGDQILDVKGLEKTKDGELLFSNIDLNLKKGDKVAVLSKNSLAITEFFEILAGNVEADKGTVAWGVTTNQSHMPLDNTNFFQEDLSLVDWLRQFTKNDEERHEEFVRGFLGRMLFSGDEALKSCKVLSGGEKMRCMFSRMMLQKANVLLLDEPTNHLDLESITTLNNSLSNFKGNLLLASHDHEMLSTVCNRIIELTPNGIIDREMTYDEYLADKKVKELREKMYS, from the coding sequence ATGTTAACAGTATCTAACTTATCTTTACAATTCGGGAAAAGAGTTCTTTTTGACGAGGTAAATATTATGTTTACCAAAGGAAACTGCTACGGAATCATCGGAGCAAACGGTGCGGGAAAGTCTACATTCCTTAAAATATTAACAGGAAAGCAAGATCCTACAACAGGACATGTATCTCTGGAACCAGGGAAGAGAATGTCAGTTTTGGAACAGGATCACTTTGCATATGATCAGTATACTGTTCTTGAAGCTGTTTTGAGAGGTAACAAGAAATTATTTGAGATAAAAGAGGAAATGGATGCGTTATACGCAAAAGAAGATTTCTCTGATGAAGACGGAATAAAAGCAGGTGAATTAGGTGTAATCTATGATGAAATGGGAGGTTGGACTGCAGAATCTGATGCACAGACAATGCTTTCAAACGTTGGAGTCAAAGATGATATGCACTGGCAGATGATGAGCGAACTTGAGAATAAAGACAAAGTAAAGGTTCTTTTGGCTCAGGCTCTTTTCGGAAATCCGGATGTGTTGATTCTGGATGAACCTACCAACGACCTTGACATTGATACCATCTCATGGCTGGAAGATTTCCTTGCAGATTATGAAAATACAGTAATCGTTGTATCTCACGACCGTCACTTCTTGGATACGGTTTGTACGCACATCGGTGACTTGGATTATGCTAAACTTAACCTTTATACAGGTAACTACTCTTTCTGGTACCAGGCTTCTCAATTGGCAACAAGACAAAGAGCTCAGGCCAATAAGAAAGCTGAAGAGAAGAAAAAAGAACTTCAGGACTTCATTGCAAGATTCAGCTCGAACGTTGCTAAAGCAAAACAGGCTACTGCAAGAAAGAAAATGATCGACAAATTAAACATTGACGATATTAAGCCATCTTCAAGAAGATATCCAGCTATTATTTTCGAAATGGAAAGAGAGGCTGGTGATCAGATTTTAGATGTAAAAGGTCTTGAGAAAACAAAAGATGGAGAGTTGCTATTCTCTAATATTGATTTGAATCTTAAGAAAGGTGATAAAGTTGCTGTACTTTCCAAAAACTCTTTAGCGATTACAGAATTCTTCGAAATTTTAGCAGGAAACGTAGAAGCTGATAAAGGGACTGTTGCATGGGGAGTTACAACGAATCAGTCTCACATGCCATTGGACAACACCAACTTCTTCCAGGAAGATCTAAGCCTGGTTGACTGGTTGAGACAATTTACAAAAAATGACGAAGAGCGTCACGAAGAGTTTGTAAGAGGATTCCTTGGAAGAATGCTTTTCTCAGGTGATGAAGCTTTAAAGTCCTGTAAAGTACTTTCAGGAGGTGAAAAGATGAGATGTATGTTCAGCAGAATGATGCTTCAGAAAGCAAATGTTCTTTTATTAGATGAACCTACCAACCACTTAGACCTTGAAAGTATCACCACTTTGAACAACTCTTTATCTAACTTCAAAGGAAATCTTTTATTGGCATCTCATGACCACGAAATGCTTTCAACGGTTTGTAACAGAATCATTGAACTGACTCCTAACGGAATTATCGATAGAGAAATGACTTATGACGAATATCTTGCTGATAAAAAAGTAAAAGAATTAAGAGAAAAAATGTACTCTTAA
- a CDS encoding YebC/PmpR family DNA-binding transcriptional regulator, with protein MGRAFEYRKASKMARWDKMAKTFSKIGKDIALAVKAGGTDPEANPALRRCIQNAKGANMPKDNVERAIKKASGADAENYEEITYEGYGQGGVAFFVECTTNNTTRTVANVRAIFNKFDGNLGKNGELAFIFDRKGIFTLDLAQIKMDWDDFEMEMIDGGAEDVEKDEEEVMITTAFEDFGSLSHKLDELGIEAKSAELQRIPNNTKEVNAEQFKANMKMLERFEDDDDVQNVYHNMEITEELMDSL; from the coding sequence ATGGGAAGAGCATTTGAATATAGAAAAGCTTCTAAAATGGCCAGATGGGATAAAATGGCCAAAACATTCTCCAAAATAGGTAAAGACATTGCATTAGCTGTAAAAGCAGGCGGAACAGATCCTGAAGCCAATCCGGCGCTGAGAAGATGTATCCAGAATGCGAAAGGGGCAAACATGCCTAAGGACAACGTAGAGCGTGCGATTAAGAAGGCAAGCGGTGCTGATGCAGAGAACTATGAAGAAATCACGTATGAAGGATACGGGCAAGGTGGTGTTGCGTTTTTTGTAGAATGTACTACAAACAATACAACAAGAACTGTAGCGAACGTAAGAGCTATTTTTAACAAGTTTGATGGTAACCTTGGTAAAAATGGTGAATTGGCATTTATCTTTGATAGAAAAGGAATTTTCACACTTGATTTGGCTCAGATCAAAATGGATTGGGATGATTTTGAAATGGAAATGATTGATGGAGGAGCAGAAGATGTAGAAAAAGATGAAGAAGAAGTAATGATTACAACTGCTTTTGAAGATTTCGGTTCTTTATCTCACAAATTAGATGAACTGGGTATTGAAGCGAAGAGTGCAGAACTTCAAAGAATTCCAAACAATACAAAAGAAGTAAATGCAGAACAGTTTAAAGCTAATATGAAAATGCTTGAGCGTTTCGAGGATGATGATGACGTTCAGAACGTTTACCACAATATGGAAATCACAGAAGAGCTGATGGACTCTTTATAA
- a CDS encoding four helix bundle protein: MGNYKELIVWQKSVDLVTEIYKASAVFPKEELYGLTSQIRRSAISIPSNIAEGHSRRSTNDYLQFLKIARGSSVELETQLIISKNLNYLNPENFQILIEKTSEISKMLNAVITKLLTP; encoded by the coding sequence ATGGGAAACTATAAAGAATTAATTGTCTGGCAAAAATCTGTAGATCTCGTTACAGAAATCTATAAGGCATCTGCCGTTTTTCCAAAAGAAGAACTGTATGGACTTACAAGTCAGATCCGCAGATCCGCAATTTCAATTCCATCTAATATCGCAGAAGGTCATTCCAGAAGATCTACTAATGACTATCTTCAGTTTTTGAAAATTGCAAGAGGCAGCAGTGTCGAATTGGAAACCCAATTGATTATTTCAAAAAATTTAAATTATTTGAATCCTGAAAATTTTCAAATTTTAATCGAAAAAACATCCGAAATATCAAAAATGCTGAATGCAGTAATTACAAAACTTCTAACTCCCTAA